Part of the Leifsonia sp. Root112D2 genome is shown below.
AGCGCGGCGAGAGCGCCGGGGTCGCCGGCCATGATCAGCTTGCTGATGTCTTTGCCACCGAGCGAGCCCTTGCGCGAGCGCACATCGGCGAGAGCCTGACCGATGCCGCCGGCATCCGCCAACACGTTGGCCATGCGCTGCAGGGCCCGGCCGGAGCCGTATTGCTCGATGCAGCCGTGGGCGCCGCATCCGCAGGGCAGACCGCCCGGAACAACGCGCATGTGCCCGAGTTCGGCGCCGGCGCCGAAGCCGCCGCGGAACAGGCGGTCCTCGCTCACGATGGCGCCGCCGACGCCGGTGCCGATGGTGAGAGTCACCATGTCGCTGACCAGTCGGCCCGCGCCGTACTGGAATTCGGCCCATCCGGCGGCATTCGCATCGTTCTCGATGATGACGGGCACATCGAGCCGCGCCTCGAGCTTCTCGCGAAACGGCTCCTGGCGCCAGTTGATGTTGGGTGCGTAGTAGACGATCGACTGCGATGCGTCGATGAATCCCGCGGCCGCGACGCCGGCCGCCGCGATGTCGGGGTGGCCCTCACGCAGCCGCTCGATCATCTCCACGACGACGTTCTCGATCTGGTGGGGCTCGCCCGCGGGTGTGGGCTGGCGCTCCTCGGCGACAATCGCGCCAAACTCGTCAACGACGGCCCCGGCGATCTTGGTGCCGCCGATGTCGATCCCGATTGCATGCACGCGCGGCGGCCTTTCTGAAAAAACTGGGGGTGAGCGCGCCCGGTGGGCTCTCAGGAGCCGTTCGATCGCACCATCTAGAGTGTAGTTAACCACCAAGGCAGTTAGCCACGTGGCCGCTTCCGCCGCACAAGGCGGGAAGGCCATGGGGCACTCATCGGTACCGAAGGAGTTACCGTGGAACAATTCGACACGCCGGCCGTTGTACCGGCCGACCCATCCGCCAACGCGAGCGATCTGCTCGTGGATCGGGTCGCCGCGACCCCGGATGCTCCGCTCTTCTCGTTGCCCGTCGATGGCGGTTGGAAGGACGTGACGAGTCGAGAATTTCTTTCCCATGTCGTGGCTCTGTCAAAGGGGCTCATCGCATCCGGAATTCAGCCGGGCGACAAGATCGGCCTGATGTGCAAGACCCGCTACGAGTGGACGCTCATCGACTTCGCCACCTGGTTCGCCGGCGCCATACTCGTTCCCGTATACGAGACTTCCTCGCCCACGCAGGTGCACTGGAACCTCAGCGATTCGGGCGCGACGGCCATGATTCTGGAGACAGCCGAGTATTTCGCCCGCTTCGACGAGGTGCACCCCGAGCTGCCGAAGATCGGCCCGGTCTGGCAGATTCACCTGGGCGATCTCGACAAGCTCGTCGCCGCTGGCGTCGACGTTCCGGATGCCGAGGTCGAGCGCCGTCGTCGGCTCGCTAACGAAGACGACATCGCCACCCTCATCTACACCTCGGGCTCGACCGGCAAGCCGAAGGGCTGCGTGCTGACGCACAAGAACTTCGTCGAGCTCTGCCGCAACTCGGCTGTAGCGATGAGTGAGGTCGTGCACCAGCCCGGGGCGTCCACCCTGCTGTTCATCACGACCGCACACATCTTCGCGCGCTTCATCGCCGTGCTCGCGGTGCACTCCGGCGTGCGGGTCGGCCACCAGTCCGACACCAGCCAGCTGCTGCCGGCCATGGCGTCGTTCAAGCCGACGTTCCTGCTGGCGGTGCCGCGCGTGTTCGAGAAGGTGTACAACTCTGCCGAGCAGAAGGCGGAGGCCGGCGGCAAAGGCAAGATCTTCCGCCGGGCTGCCGCGGTCGCCGTGGCACACTCGAAGGCCGTCGAGGCCGGATCGGTGCCGTTCGGCCTGAAGCTGCAGTTCGCCCTCTTCGACCGACTGGTCTACAGCAAGCTGCGCACGGCCATGGGCGGCAATGTGAAATACGCCGTCTCAGGTTCGGCACCGCTCGGCGCGCACCTTGGCCACTTCTTCCACAGTCTCGGCATCAAGATTCTCGAGGGCTACGGCCTCACCGAGACGACGGCGCCGGCGACGGTCAACCTCGACACCAAGTTCAAGATCGGCACGGTCGGCCCGGCGCTGCCCGGTGTCTCGCTGCGCATCGCCGACGACGGGGAGATCTTCGTCAAGGGCATCAACGTGTTCAAGGAATACTGGCAGAACCCGGAGGCCACGGCCTCCGCGTTCGACGACGGCTGGTTCAGAACGGGTGACCTCGGCACCGTGGATTCGGATGGCTTTCTCACCATCACGGGGCGCAAGAAGGAGATCATCGTCACGGCCGGAGGCAAGAACGTCTCCCCTGCCGCGCTCGAGGATCCGATTCGCTCGAATCCGCTGGTGGGCCAGGTCGTTGTGGTCGGCGACCAGAAGCCGTTTATCGCCGCGCTCATCACCCTCGACGGCGAAATGCTGCCGACGTGGCTGGCAAACAACGGCGAGAACAAGGCCATGACGCTCGCCGAGGCGGCAGAGAACCCGGCGGTGCTCGCCGAGGTGCAGCGCGCCGTCGACCTCGCCAACTCGAAAGTCTCCCGGGCAGAATCCGTGCGCAAGTTCGTCATTCTGCCGACGGAGCTCACGGAGTCGAGCGGTCACCTCACGCCGAAGCTCAGCATCAAGCGCAACGTGATACTCAAGGATTTCGCCGACGATATCGAGTCGATCTACACGGCGGCGCCGGCGACGACGGGCATCTCGCTGCAGCACTGACCCTTCGGCACGCTCACGGACCGGCGGCTAGAACCAGTCGCTTTCGCGCACCTGCTTCATGGCCTCGCGACGGGTCGGCTTGTCGAGCCTGTCGAGGTAGAGCATGCCGTTCAGGTGATCGGTCTCGTGCTGCAGGGCCTGGGCCATCACCCCGGTGCCACTGACCTCTATCGCGTTGCCGTCAAGGTCGATGCCGGTCGCGCGGGCGAATGGGTAGCGCATGGTGGAGAACCACAGCCCGGGAACGGAGAGGCAGCCCTCCTCCATGGCCTCCGGCTCACCGGAGAGCTCCACTATCACCGGGTTGAGCATGTAGCCGATCTCGCCGTCGACGTTGTAACTGAAGGCACGCAGATTCACCCCGATCTGGGCCGCGGCGACACCCGCACGCCCCGGCGGGCGCACGCTGTCGATGAGATCGTCGACGAGGGCGCGAACGCCGTCGTCTACCGCATCGATCGGGTCGGAGACGGTCTTCAGCACGGGGTCGCCAAAGAGTCGGATCTGGCGTTCGGTCACGGTGCCTCCTCGGCGTTCGGTTGGGGTGCGGCGTTCGTGGTGCGTGCAGCGTTCAATTGCTGCACGGCGGCCTCGCGTTCCGCAAGGGCCTCCTCCGCCTTCAACAGGGCGTTCTCGACCACCTCGCTCGCCGCGGGATGCGGCCAGTACTGGCTGCGCGCGAGCCCCCGCACACTCATGCCGTGGCTGGCGGCAAGAACCAGGGTCTGAATCAGGATGCTCGCCTCCGGCCCGATGATGTGGGCACCGAGCAGCAGACCGCTGTCGGCATCGACGATGAGCTTGCAGAAGCTCGTGGTGTCTTCCAGCGCCCAGCCGTAGGCCGTGGTGCGGTATTCCTGCGTCACCGCAACGAACGCACTGCCGTCGACA
Proteins encoded:
- a CDS encoding ROK family glucokinase, whose translation is MHAIGIDIGGTKIAGAVVDEFGAIVAEERQPTPAGEPHQIENVVVEMIERLREGHPDIAAAGVAAAGFIDASQSIVYYAPNINWRQEPFREKLEARLDVPVIIENDANAAGWAEFQYGAGRLVSDMVTLTIGTGVGGAIVSEDRLFRGGFGAGAELGHMRVVPGGLPCGCGAHGCIEQYGSGRALQRMANVLADAGGIGQALADVRSRKGSLGGKDISKLIMAGDPGALAALRELGGWLGQACASLGAILDPQLFVFGGGVAQAGDLLLEPIRQAYLENLPARGYHPEPDFRIAELVNDAGVVGAADLARLHASHR
- a CDS encoding AMP-dependent synthetase/ligase; the encoded protein is MEQFDTPAVVPADPSANASDLLVDRVAATPDAPLFSLPVDGGWKDVTSREFLSHVVALSKGLIASGIQPGDKIGLMCKTRYEWTLIDFATWFAGAILVPVYETSSPTQVHWNLSDSGATAMILETAEYFARFDEVHPELPKIGPVWQIHLGDLDKLVAAGVDVPDAEVERRRRLANEDDIATLIYTSGSTGKPKGCVLTHKNFVELCRNSAVAMSEVVHQPGASTLLFITTAHIFARFIAVLAVHSGVRVGHQSDTSQLLPAMASFKPTFLLAVPRVFEKVYNSAEQKAEAGGKGKIFRRAAAVAVAHSKAVEAGSVPFGLKLQFALFDRLVYSKLRTAMGGNVKYAVSGSAPLGAHLGHFFHSLGIKILEGYGLTETTAPATVNLDTKFKIGTVGPALPGVSLRIADDGEIFVKGINVFKEYWQNPEATASAFDDGWFRTGDLGTVDSDGFLTITGRKKEIIVTAGGKNVSPAALEDPIRSNPLVGQVVVVGDQKPFIAALITLDGEMLPTWLANNGENKAMTLAEAAENPAVLAEVQRAVDLANSKVSRAESVRKFVILPTELTESSGHLTPKLSIKRNVILKDFADDIESIYTAAPATTGISLQH
- the def gene encoding peptide deformylase is translated as MTERQIRLFGDPVLKTVSDPIDAVDDGVRALVDDLIDSVRPPGRAGVAAAQIGVNLRAFSYNVDGEIGYMLNPVIVELSGEPEAMEEGCLSVPGLWFSTMRYPFARATGIDLDGNAIEVSGTGVMAQALQHETDHLNGMLYLDRLDKPTRREAMKQVRESDWF